The DNA region CGCGCGGAGCCCCATCAGGACCACCTCGTCCTCCACGGCGTCGATCTTGTTGAACACGAGGAGCCTCGGTCGGTGGAGCGCGCCGATCTCCTCGAGCACGCCCTCCACCGCATCGATGTGCGCCTGCGGGGCCGATTCGGACGCATCCACGACGTGGAGGAGGAGATCCGCCTCGGCCACCTCCTCGAGCGTCGCGCGGAACGACGCCACGAGATGGGA from Candidatus Eisenbacteria bacterium includes:
- a CDS encoding GTPase HflX, which translates into the protein SHLVASFRATLEEVAEADLLLHVVDASESAPQAHIDAVEGVLEEIGALHRPRLLVFNKIDAVEDEVVLMGLRARYPGAVFVSAMTREGIQELRDESIRRLLSEHGVDRARADGA